The region AGAATGGCCGCTTGCCCGCCTGCTCAAAGGCAGCGAAAGCCGGCTTGCCCTTCCTGCTTGAGAAGAGGGCATTAGACTTTTTGATCTTATCCCTCAGGTCGGTACCAGTCGCCCACCACTCCTGCAGCATGTGGAGCTCCAGACTTGGGTTCTCGCTCAGGATGCTCTTGTAGCTTTTATCCTCTGTCAGGTGCTGGATAAGGAACTCCTCCTGGGTCATGGTTGTACGTTCAGCAAAAAGAACCATACTCATAATCAATGATTTATAAAAAAGTTATACTGCAAGCATTAACAATTTAAAACCTGCCTCACATTTTCTGTATAATGATAAAATACAAACCCCTGAAAACATTAAAGGATTACACCCAAACAAGCATTTATCAGTCTGCACCAGAGCTTTTCAAAGACAAGGCACTAACAAGGTTAAAAGCTATACAGCCTCATGCTACATTCAGGTTCGAAGGTTACAATCTTCGATTCAAAAATATTCTCACTAATTCTGAGCTAAAGTCCGGACTGCTGCAACAGCACCACGAACTGAAGCCTGGGATGATCGAAATCTGGGATACAGTGTTGGCAGAGGTTACCTCTATCGTTAGAAAAGGAAAAATCAGTATAATTCTCGCTCTATAAAAACATTAATGTAGAAAACCCTATCCCCTCAGTCCCATTCCACTGATAAACGTCTCCACAAAGCCGATCATCCTGGCGGTGATGCGCTCGGCGATCGGCTTGCGCTCCAGCAGCTTTGGCCTGGCCGGAAGCATGTCCAGCACCTCGTCGCGCAGTGGTTTGCGCTCGGTGAACAGGTAGTTGCCCAGCACGGCTTGTAGCTTCACCGGGTCTAGCTTTTCCTCAGCGGCCATGGCATGGAAGGCTAGCTGCTGCTCGCGGGCCCAGAAGCTCTCGAACTGCTCCGGGATGTCGTCGATGTCCTCGATGTGCGGCAGGTTCTCTTCGATGAACTTGCGGATCAGCTCGCGCTTGCTGCGCAGGGTGGCCTCGCCGGTGAGCGTGTCGATGATCTGCTGCTTCTGGCGCTCCTGCTCCTCCTGGCTGGCGGTCTTCAGCCTGGCCAGCAGCTTGAGGATGTAGGCCACGTTGATCTCGTCGCGGTGGATGAGCTCCAGCTCAAAGTCCACGTCGTCCAGGATCGACTCCTTCTCCTTCACAGTACCGGTCTTCACCTTGTCGTAGAAGTCCAGGTACTTGCTCTTGTAGTCCTCGAAGCTTTGCTCGGCCATGGCCAGATCGCTGAAGCTAAAGTCGACGAAGGTGGTGAGCACGTTCTTGAGGCGCATCAGCTCACGGAAGGCCTTGATGAACGCCAGCTCCTCCTCCTCGCTCGGGAGGCTGTCCACGCTGCCCACGGTGGGCGCCACTTTCAGCAGCTCGGCAAAGGCCATGTTGAACTTGGCCACATACTCCTCGTACGGCGCCATCAGGATCGTATCCTTCGCCTCCTTGTTCGAGAAAAGCGTGATGGCCTCGTCGGTGGCCTGCTTGAGGTTGCGGAAGACAACGATGTTGCCCTGCGACTTCTGCTCGGTGTAGAGCCTGTTGGTGCGGCTGAAGGCCTGTATCAGGCCGTGGTACTTCAGGTTCTTATCGACGTAGAGCGTGTTGAGCGGCGGCGAGTCAAAGCCCGTGAGGAACATGTTCACCACCAGCAGGATGTCCACCTCCTTGTTCTTCACCCGCTTCGACAGGTCGTTGTAGTAGTTGTAGAAACCTTGGTTATCCTTGGTGGAGAACTTGGTGCCGAACATCGTGTTGTAATCGGCGATGAAGGCGTCCAGCTTCTCGCGGGTGTGGCTGTTGGCCACGTAAGCTAGCTTGGGCTCTGCGGCCGTCAGCACCTCCTCGTCATAGTCCGGAAGTATACCGGTGGCCTCCCTGTCCTGCTCATTGGAAGTAAAACTGAAGATGGTGCCGATTTTCAGGTTGTGTCTGCCCTCTGCCTTGCGCTGCTGGAACAGCTCGTAATAGGCGATGAGCGTCTCTACGCTGCCCACGCAGAACATGCCGGTCAGCTCCCTGCCGTGCGTTTTGCGGGGGTGGTGCTCGATGATGTAGTCCACGATCTTCTCCAGGCGCTGCGGAGCCTCCAGCAGCTCTTTGGTGTCGATGTCCTCCACCTCAATGTCAATCTCGGTATTGCTGCCTTCCTTCTCCCTATAGCGGCCCACGTACTCCACGGAGAACTTGAGCACGTTCTCGTCCTTGATGGCGTCGGTGATCAGGTACTTGTGCAGGCACTCGTCAAACAAATCTCTAGTGGTGCGCTTGCCCAGGTCGTTCTTGATCACGTTCTCGGCAAAGATCGGGGTGCCGGTGAAGCCGAACAGTTGCGCCTTGGTGAAGAAGCCCTTGATGCGGTTGTGCGTCTCGCCGAACTGGCTGCGGTGGCACTCGTCGAAGATGAACACCACGCGCTCTTCCCGGAGATGCTCCAGCTTTCCGGAGTAGCGGGCAGTACCGATGGCGTTGTTGAGCTTCTGGATGGTGGTGACGATGAGCTTGGTGTCGCCGGCGAGTTGCCCCACCAGGGCGCGGGTGTCGTCGGTGCCGTCGATGCTTCCGGCCGAGAAGCTGTTGAATTCTTTGGTGGTCTGGTAGTCCAGGTCCTTGCGGTCCACCACGAACAGGACCTTGTGCACCTTGGGCAGCTGCATCAGGATCTGGCTGGCCTTGAAGGAGGTGAGCGTCTTGCCGGAGCCGGTGGTGTGCCAGATGTAGCCGTTCTTATCCGAGTTTTTTACTTTGTCGATGATAGCTTCGGTGGCGTAGAACTGGTAAGGGCGCAGCGCCATCAGGATCTTGTGCGTCTGGTTGAGCACGATGTACTTGGTGACCATCTTGGCCATGTGGCAGGGCTCCAGGAAAGCCTTGGTGAAGGCCTCCAGCTGGGTGATGAGCCTGTTATCCTTGTCGGCCCAGTAGAAGGTTTGCTTGAAGGACTGGTGGCGGTTGTTGGCGTAGTACTTGGTGTTGACGCCGTTGCTGATGACAAACAGCTGCACGTACTGGAACAGGCCGTAGGACGAGCTAAAGGAGTGCCGGTGGTAGCGGTTTACCTGGTTGAAGGCCTCTTTCAGTTCCAGGCCGCGCCGTTTCAATTCGATCTGCACCAGGGGCAGGCCGTTCACCAGTAGGGTCACGTCGTAGCGGTTCTTGTAGGTGCCCTCCATCGTTACCTGCTGGGTTACCTGGAAGAGGTTCTGGCACCAGTGCTCCTGCTGCAGGAACTCCAGGTACGCGCTCGTGCCGTCGTCCTTGGTCAGCTGCATGCGGTCGCGCAGAATCTTGGCGCGGTCAAACACGTTGCCTTTGTTGAGGTGGTTCAGGACGCGCTCGAACTCCTTCTCGGTCAGCGTAACCCCGTTGTGCTTCTCTAGCTGGGTTTTCAGATTGGCCAGGAGGTCGCGCTCGTCTTTGATGGCGACGTAGCTGTAGCCCAGCCCCTGCAGCTGCTTTATTAAGTTGTCTTCGAGTACTTGTTCCGGTTGCGTTCCCATATCTTAGTTTTCAGATTCAAGATAGGCACGTAATAGGTCGGCATGCTGTTCAAGATAGACCCCTACCTCGTTCACGATGTGGTCGACGAGATTTTCCTTAAAGCTGGCGTCGGCGTGTAGCTTCTGAAGGGTGTCAGGGTTCCCAAAATTCAGCACGTACCCGTCATAGTTGGGCAGCTCTTTTAAATTATACCAGTTGCTGGTGAAACGCTCGCTTTTTTCTGTGTATTCGTTTTTCTTATTGCTGTTATTATAAACCCCGATAAACAGCACTCCCCCTTTATGCCCCTGACCGCTGAAGGACTCTAAGCCAAAAAACATTTTACGCTTCTCCATCCCTTTCAACTTTATCCAGATCTGGGAGTAACGATCATTTATGTCTCTACCTGCTGCCATAGTAAGGGTAGCTCCAAAGCGCTCCTTTAACTTTTCCAGGACACTTCGTCTTACCCCCTCCTTTATGGTCGCGCTGACTTTAGCGAAGTTCTCGGCTATGTAAGCTGACTCCCGGATATGACTTAGCATGATCTCGTTCAGGTTCTTCTGGTGCGTTTTATCCATGGTGGAGGTAAGCTTTTGGATCAGGATCTTGTATTGTTTGATGGACTCGCGAAGTATGGGCTGTTCGGCGGCCTCTTTAATGCACCGCTCCAGCCACTCCTGTATCTGGTCGCGGTAGGAGATGGTATGGAAGTCTTCTCCGTTCTGCAGTTTGCCTTTACTAGCCTCGGATGGCTCTGCGCCTTTCAGGGTGAGGTAGTATACTTTGTTGCTCCCCTTCCTGTAATTGCAGTAGCGTTCGACCTGTGCGTTCTGGTCGCCAGCGTCTATCTTGTTCTCAATCGAGATGCTATTTCCGTTCTTGTCCCAGAGGTAGATGTCTATGCGGCCGCCGGTTTTGGCTTTGTCGTCACGCAGACCGATGTAGTGCTCTACCTTTACCTGGGCAGTGGCGACATCGATGCTCTCCTCCTTTAGCACCTTCAGGAAGAGGCGCAGGAAAGCATTCCCCTTCAGGTGGGAGCCTTTGGGGCTCAGCAGCTCGGCCAGAAAGACAGAGTGAGTTTTGTTCTCGCTGCGCTCCATGCTGAGGATGGAGAACACGTTGAACGTCTCGCCCCGCGCTTTCTTCAGCTCCCGCTGATGATCGATGATCGTCTTGGTGTGGCCCAGCAGGTGACTAAGTTTTTCTTCGCTTATCATTTATTTCTCTTACACGAACATCTGCTGCAGCAAGCCTTTCTTGAACTGCTGCGCCTGCTCCAGTTGAGTTTTGGTATAGTATAATTTGTTATCTATTGCTGATAAGAACGCCGTAATTTTCTGCTGTTCTGCCTGACAAGGTACAGGGATTGGTAGACCAAGAAGGTCATCATTGGTGATGCTCATCCTGTCGTGTCGTGCACCGTAATTGGCGACGCTCTTCATATACCTGTGCCAAACCGTAGTCTCAAAGAAGAACTCCAGAAACTCCAGGTTCTGCTTCTCGAAGCGGAATACTGTATAGAGAGGCGACATGACACCTTTAGCCAGTTTGTTCCTCTTGATCGGCCCAACAGGTGCGGCAGTTGATATCCTCGGGTTGTAAACAAAATCATCTACGTCCACTACATAGTAGCCTTCCAGGTTCTCTTGGTTGGCAATGTCTTTATCGAAGTAGTCCTGCTGGCTAACTATACCTTGTGTGGCAGAGTTGGTCAATACAAAGTTGATGTCGTCCTTTTTGTTCTTGATTGTTACTCTCTTAGCAACGTCTTTTAGCCTCTTCTCCTCCCACTCCGGAAAGTCATGACCGTTGTCGTCCTTGAAGCGGATTTGCCGGGAGAAGAGCTGCTGCATCGCCCCTTTTTTATACTTCTCCAACAGCTCCTTCTTCTTGCTCAGCTGCTGGAGCTTGTCATTAACGGCCGAGAGGAAAGAAGCTATTTTTTGCTGTTCGGCTATAGTTGGGAAAGCAAATTTGATCAGTCTTATACTCTGAAAATTCAAACCTTCTCTTCCACTTCCTACCTGGCTTCTCTCTAATGATTTCTGACCATTATAAGAGCTCAAGTGGGCCTGCAAAAAAGCTGGATTATTTTGTTTATCCAGTCTGATTATACAAACGTGCTGGTTTACATTCCCAACTATAAAATCATCGGGAACAACACAACTTCTTCCTATAGAGCCACCAGTAATGTTCAGAAGCATATCGTTTGCCCGAACTATACTTCCTTTCATCTTATCATTTATCTCTTCTGAAATGAAAGAAACATTTCCAAGTATAAGTTTATCATCATTAACATTCTGGCTTCTGATAAACGGTATACCTGTGTCTTGATATGCTTTCTCACCACCTAAAGGAGTGCTGCCACTTCCAACTTTAACTGCTATACTTCCAATACTCTTTTTCACCCACTCCCCTTCAAACTCCGGAAAGCGAAGCGCAGGCACGTTTTTCACGGCTGCTGTTATTTCTGCTGTTGCTTCCATAGTTAAAACGGTTTAGCTATACCCAATTCCTCACAGTAGGCGGCAATGGTGCTGTCGGTCGCCTGCATTTCGTCTTCCAGCTGAGCAAGGGCGACGGCTACTTCGTTCAGGTCTACCGGCTCCTCCTCCTCAAAGGTGTCCACGTAGCGCGGGATGTTCAGATTGTAGTCGTTCTCGCGCACCTCCTCCAGGCTGGCCACATAGCTATACTTGTCCTCAGAGCGGCGCTCGCGGTAGGTTGTGATGATCTTCTCAATGTCGGTGTCACGCAGGTAGTGCTGCGTCTTAGCCTTCTCGTAGTGCTGGCTGGCGTCGATGAACAGGATGTTGTCGGCCTGCTCACGGCACTTCTTGAACACCAGGATGCAGGTAGGTATACTTGTGCCGTAGAAGATGTTGGCTGGCAGTCCGATCACGGCATCCAGGTAGTTGCGGTCCTCGATCAGGTACTGGCGGATGTGCCCCTCGGCCGCGCCACGGAACAGCACGCCATGCGGCAGCACCACGGCCATGGTTCCGTTCTCGGCCAGGTGGTGGATCATGTGCTGCACAAAGGCAAAGTCGGCCTTCGAGCTTGGGGCCAGCTTGCCGTACTGGCTGAA is a window of Pontibacter kalidii DNA encoding:
- a CDS encoding type I restriction endonuclease subunit R encodes the protein MGTQPEQVLEDNLIKQLQGLGYSYVAIKDERDLLANLKTQLEKHNGVTLTEKEFERVLNHLNKGNVFDRAKILRDRMQLTKDDGTSAYLEFLQQEHWCQNLFQVTQQVTMEGTYKNRYDVTLLVNGLPLVQIELKRRGLELKEAFNQVNRYHRHSFSSSYGLFQYVQLFVISNGVNTKYYANNRHQSFKQTFYWADKDNRLITQLEAFTKAFLEPCHMAKMVTKYIVLNQTHKILMALRPYQFYATEAIIDKVKNSDKNGYIWHTTGSGKTLTSFKASQILMQLPKVHKVLFVVDRKDLDYQTTKEFNSFSAGSIDGTDDTRALVGQLAGDTKLIVTTIQKLNNAIGTARYSGKLEHLREERVVFIFDECHRSQFGETHNRIKGFFTKAQLFGFTGTPIFAENVIKNDLGKRTTRDLFDECLHKYLITDAIKDENVLKFSVEYVGRYREKEGSNTEIDIEVEDIDTKELLEAPQRLEKIVDYIIEHHPRKTHGRELTGMFCVGSVETLIAYYELFQQRKAEGRHNLKIGTIFSFTSNEQDREATGILPDYDEEVLTAAEPKLAYVANSHTREKLDAFIADYNTMFGTKFSTKDNQGFYNYYNDLSKRVKNKEVDILLVVNMFLTGFDSPPLNTLYVDKNLKYHGLIQAFSRTNRLYTEQKSQGNIVVFRNLKQATDEAITLFSNKEAKDTILMAPYEEYVAKFNMAFAELLKVAPTVGSVDSLPSEEEELAFIKAFRELMRLKNVLTTFVDFSFSDLAMAEQSFEDYKSKYLDFYDKVKTGTVKEKESILDDVDFELELIHRDEINVAYILKLLARLKTASQEEQERQKQQIIDTLTGEATLRSKRELIRKFIEENLPHIEDIDDIPEQFESFWAREQQLAFHAMAAEEKLDPVKLQAVLGNYLFTERKPLRDEVLDMLPARPKLLERKPIAERITARMIGFVETFISGMGLRG
- a CDS encoding PDDEXK-like family protein; the encoded protein is MISEEKLSHLLGHTKTIIDHQRELKKARGETFNVFSILSMERSENKTHSVFLAELLSPKGSHLKGNAFLRLFLKVLKEESIDVATAQVKVEHYIGLRDDKAKTGGRIDIYLWDKNGNSISIENKIDAGDQNAQVERYCNYRKGSNKVYYLTLKGAEPSEASKGKLQNGEDFHTISYRDQIQEWLERCIKEAAEQPILRESIKQYKILIQKLTSTMDKTHQKNLNEIMLSHIRESAYIAENFAKVSATIKEGVRRSVLEKLKERFGATLTMAAGRDINDRYSQIWIKLKGMEKRKMFFGLESFSGQGHKGGVLFIGVYNNSNKKNEYTEKSERFTSNWYNLKELPNYDGYVLNFGNPDTLQKLHADASFKENLVDHIVNEVGVYLEQHADLLRAYLESEN
- a CDS encoding restriction endonuclease subunit S; translation: MEATAEITAAVKNVPALRFPEFEGEWVKKSIGSIAVKVGSGSTPLGGEKAYQDTGIPFIRSQNVNDDKLILGNVSFISEEINDKMKGSIVRANDMLLNITGGSIGRSCVVPDDFIVGNVNQHVCIIRLDKQNNPAFLQAHLSSYNGQKSLERSQVGSGREGLNFQSIRLIKFAFPTIAEQQKIASFLSAVNDKLQQLSKKKELLEKYKKGAMQQLFSRQIRFKDDNGHDFPEWEEKRLKDVAKRVTIKNKKDDINFVLTNSATQGIVSQQDYFDKDIANQENLEGYYVVDVDDFVYNPRISTAAPVGPIKRNKLAKGVMSPLYTVFRFEKQNLEFLEFFFETTVWHRYMKSVANYGARHDRMSITNDDLLGLPIPVPCQAEQQKITAFLSAIDNKLYYTKTQLEQAQQFKKGLLQQMFV